The Geothrix sp. DNA segment TGGACCTGCACGTCCACGTGCCCGAAGGTGCCATTCCCAAGGACGGCCCCAGCGCCGGCATCACCCTGGCCACGGCCCTCATCTCCGTGCTGACGGGCATCCCCGCCCGGGCGGACCTGGCCATGACGGGCGAGTTGACGCTGAGGGGCCGCGTGCTGCCCATCGGCGGGCTGAAGGAAAAGCTGTTGGCGGCTCACCGCCAGGGCCGCAAGGCCGTGCTGATCCCCAGCGAGAACGCCCGCCACCTGGAGGAAGTGCCCGCCGAGGTTCGCGAGCAGCTGAGCATCCACCTGGTGAGCCACATGGACGAGGTCATCCAGTTGGCCCTCACCCGCATGCCCGAGCCCCTGGGGCCGGAAGTGGCGGGCCACCCCAACCCCGCCCGCGAGAATCCGGCGACCCAGTAGGGAAGGCCGTTCCAGCCTGCTAACCTGAATCCATGCGCTTTCTCTCCAGCCACGTCCTCCATTTCCTCGTCATGGGCCTGGGCATCGCCGTGGTCCTGGGGCTGCTGCATCCGACCACCAGGCCGGAGCGGACGCGGGCGTCCATCCTGAAGCACGTGGCGGGGCTCATCGGCATCGGGCTGGCGCTGGCCTGGCTCATGTACCTCCTGCCCCGGCATCCCGTTCGATTCTAGGGGGACGCCGTGGTCGAGAAGGTCCTGGGCCTCTGGGCCACCCTCGAGGCGGGCTGGCAGCGGGCCTGGCGGCTCGCGGTGGACCTGTGGAATGAGATCGCCCGGACGGTACCCGTCGTGGGGCGCGTGGGGCACTTCACCTTCGAAGTGATCGGCAAGTACCACAAGGACGACTGCCTGAGCTACGCCGCGGGCCTCAGCTTCTGGCTCATCGTCAGCCTGGTGCCCCTGTCCACGCTGCTGTTCAAGCTGCTGGGCGCCATTCTGGGCAGCCGCGCCTACGGGCCCGCCACCATGAAGACCCTGCAGGAGATCGTGCCCTTCCTCCCGAAGGAGTTCGTCTACGATGCCGTGGCCAACAGCCAGAAGATTGGTGGCATGGGGCTCTCCTGGATCGTGCTGCTCTTCGGCAGCTACTGGGGCATCAGCCAGCTGGACACCAGCCTGGCCCACGTGTTCGGCCTGCGCATCAAGAAGCACCGCCAGACCCGCAAGAACCACCTGCTGCGCCAGGTGATCTTCC contains these protein-coding regions:
- a CDS encoding YihY/virulence factor BrkB family protein, which translates into the protein MVEKVLGLWATLEAGWQRAWRLAVDLWNEIARTVPVVGRVGHFTFEVIGKYHKDDCLSYAAGLSFWLIVSLVPLSTLLFKLLGAILGSRAYGPATMKTLQEIVPFLPKEFVYDAVANSQKIGGMGLSWIVLLFGSYWGISQLDTSLAHVFGLRIKKHRQTRKNHLLRQVIFLVGGLLATVFFLAVLLGGALRKIFPARQTDFLPYLGPLIGLVVMTLVLQHLPRLHVKFRHAFLGAGISTALWWLAKWGFGIYLKHTLTWGIMYGSLLGIVAGLTFLYYSCAILLLGAEITAAFYRHETGATTVPSWLRMKAGEPVKP